The Oscillatoria sp. FACHB-1407 genome includes a window with the following:
- a CDS encoding response regulator has translation MTQPAVIRILIVDDHLIVQKGLAALINEESDMTVIGYAKDGLEAIKLFRQEQPDVTLMDLRMPQMGGVEAISAIRAEFNTARIIVLTTYDADEDIYRGLQAGSKGYLLKDCKPSELRTAIRTVHTGKQYIPSHVGAKLAQRINNPALTEREIEVLRLVAQGMSNLEIGSTLNITESTVKSNVNRILSKLGVKDRTQATLIALKRGIASL, from the coding sequence ATGACTCAACCAGCAGTTATTCGTATTTTGATTGTGGATGATCATCTCATCGTCCAGAAAGGGTTAGCTGCCCTTATTAATGAAGAATCAGATATGACTGTCATTGGCTATGCTAAGGATGGTCTTGAGGCAATAAAGCTGTTTCGTCAAGAGCAACCAGATGTGACTTTGATGGACTTACGCATGCCTCAGATGGGAGGCGTTGAAGCCATCAGTGCAATTCGTGCTGAGTTTAACACAGCTCGCATCATTGTGTTGACAACGTATGATGCAGACGAAGATATTTATCGAGGGTTACAGGCAGGTTCAAAGGGCTATCTACTCAAGGATTGTAAACCGAGTGAACTACGGACAGCTATTCGCACGGTTCATACTGGAAAACAGTATATTCCCTCACATGTTGGCGCAAAATTAGCACAGCGGATCAATAATCCTGCTCTAACCGAGCGCGAAATAGAGGTACTTCGGTTAGTAGCCCAGGGCATGAGCAATTTAGAAATTGGCTCTACCTTAAACATTACTGAAAGCACAGTTAAATCGAATGTCAACCGCATCTTGAGTAAATTAGGAGTTAAAGATCGTACGCAAGCAACCCTTATTGCCTTAAAGCGAGGAATTGCGAGTCTATAA
- a CDS encoding response regulator transcription factor → MRPQILIIEPNLKIAQVIEMELTCEGYQVNVMQDGMEGLLETRRSNPNLLILGWELTGVSCLDICQRLRLTHSSLPILVLTRKDQVCDRIASLEAGADSCLTQPFNLGEFVATVRALLRRAQPNNSEVLEFKNLVLDRRTREVHHNSQQIELTAKEFDLLEYLMTHAKRVLSREQILQNVWGYDFLGDSNIIEVYIRYLRLKLEDHQTNRLIHTVRGVGYVLRS, encoded by the coding sequence ATGCGACCCCAGATATTGATAATTGAACCTAACTTAAAAATAGCCCAAGTTATTGAGATGGAGTTGACTTGTGAGGGCTATCAGGTGAATGTTATGCAGGATGGCATGGAAGGTTTGCTCGAAACCCGTAGGAGTAACCCAAATCTACTCATTTTAGGGTGGGAGCTAACAGGTGTGTCTTGTTTAGATATCTGTCAGCGGTTACGTTTAACCCACAGCAGTTTACCCATTTTGGTTCTGACGAGGAAGGATCAAGTGTGCGATCGCATTGCTAGTTTAGAAGCAGGTGCAGATAGCTGTCTAACCCAACCTTTTAATTTAGGAGAATTTGTTGCCACAGTTCGAGCATTGTTGCGACGGGCTCAACCAAACAACTCTGAGGTTCTTGAGTTCAAGAATCTGGTGTTGGATCGGAGAACGCGAGAGGTTCATCACAACTCTCAGCAAATTGAATTGACAGCTAAGGAATTTGATTTGTTGGAATATCTAATGACTCACGCCAAACGAGTGTTGAGCCGTGAGCAAATTCTACAGAATGTGTGGGGGTATGATTTTCTTGGAGACTCTAATATCATTGAAGTTTACATTCGCTACTTGCGCCTTAAATTGGAGGATCACCAAACAAATCGACTGATTCACACGGTTCGTGGAGTTGGATATGTATTGCGAAGCTAA
- a CDS encoding VOC family protein, translating to MTIRPFHLAFPVKDLAATRHFYETVLGCTIGRTSETWIDFNLFGHQVTAHLSSSKDAIVPTNDVDGKQVPVQHWGVILEMQQWQTLANRLQQQGMEFIIKPHVRFKGEVGEQATMFFLDPSGHALEFKAFQQDEAIFAT from the coding sequence ATGACCATTCGCCCATTTCATCTAGCCTTTCCTGTCAAAGATTTGGCTGCTACTCGCCATTTCTACGAGACCGTTCTCGGCTGCACAATTGGCAGAACTTCTGAAACCTGGATTGACTTCAACCTGTTTGGGCATCAAGTCACAGCCCATTTAAGCTCATCTAAAGATGCTATAGTGCCCACCAACGATGTGGATGGAAAACAAGTTCCAGTACAGCATTGGGGTGTCATCTTAGAGATGCAACAATGGCAGACCTTGGCAAACAGGCTTCAGCAACAAGGAATGGAATTTATTATTAAACCCCATGTCCGGTTTAAGGGAGAGGTAGGAGAACAAGCCACCATGTTTTTTCTTGACCCTAGTGGACACGCGCTGGAGTTCAAAGCTTTTCAACAGGATGAAGCCATTTTTGCTACCTGA
- a CDS encoding response regulator, with protein MNPEAQIRILIADDHPVVRQGLAAMIGRKPGMAVVAEASDGREAVDLFRQHRPDVTLMDLRMPGMDGVQAIALLKESDRHARIIILTTYDTDEDIYRGLSAGAMAYILKGASPDELIDTIRVVHNGQTRIPSAVAAKLAARINSPNLTSREMEVLQLIVAGQSNKEISVSLQISEGTVRAHVNNLLSKLGVSDRTQATTLALRKGLVRLE; from the coding sequence ATGAATCCAGAAGCACAAATCCGAATCTTAATTGCAGATGACCATCCTGTAGTTCGGCAGGGGCTAGCTGCCATGATTGGGCGGAAGCCAGGTATGGCTGTTGTTGCAGAAGCCAGTGACGGACGCGAAGCAGTAGATTTGTTTCGCCAACATCGCCCAGATGTGACTTTAATGGATTTACGAATGCCAGGAATGGATGGTGTGCAGGCGATCGCACTGTTGAAAGAAAGCGATCGTCATGCCCGGATTATTATTTTGACGACTTATGACACGGATGAAGACATTTATCGAGGCTTAAGTGCCGGAGCGATGGCATATATCCTCAAAGGTGCGTCCCCCGACGAACTCATAGATACCATTCGTGTCGTTCATAACGGGCAGACCCGTATTCCCTCCGCCGTTGCAGCCAAGCTAGCCGCTCGGATCAACAGCCCAAACCTGACGTCGCGTGAGATGGAAGTCTTGCAGTTGATTGTCGCAGGTCAAAGTAATAAGGAAATTAGTGTGAGTTTGCAGATTAGTGAAGGAACGGTGCGGGCTCATGTTAACAATTTGCTGAGTAAGTTGGGTGTGAGCGATCGCACCCAAGCTACAACATTAGCTTTGAGAAAAGGGTTAGTTCGCCTGGAGTAG
- a CDS encoding GAF domain-containing protein — protein sequence MAYALSTIKDFDQAINTALQILGECLDADRVNLIETVDPPSDSAFPRWQTLEYEWNSPGVVPQYRNPEAAQGSYEEIPALYERLHQGQAISYLIETAPEPFRKTQIAIGVKSTHVIPIFVEGQWWGVLGLDDCREAKQHSDTVLAMLKIVADCIGSAIQRDRTQQTLLQAEQARVAELAKTNEELQQREREVQQSYRLLSTVARVTRDLLEAEDVEIAVPAALQAVGEVANMSRVQLLIEYQDALTQKLHHTVAYEWVAEGIVPQMNHPDAGTFNNDDFEFMLQDLYAGRSIWHIVKNFPSPVQARFEALGIKSCGTVPILIEGRYIGGVGFDDCATPRQWSQQEIDVLTTAAESIGAALHRKQLVDRLVEERIKAAQDRAIELAKATTALQNTVAALTTRRDLGGFLGEVLHTIAQEFDSPLVEYWAVLGSNSAEVDTWVYNNEMFTLRQGHEHPSRGGIRFLEDYVKTEDFTHRQRMFVFETPMPAYSLALDQIICPKEWYIARGVSRHFNFPLQAGETTVGSISVWLPSDRQISDESLRLGQALSHQTALAIQLTKLAEEAQQVAIAREQEKAAQERAAELAKANDALRRSARNIAQNSNIQDILPLFLREAIAVSGASAGAILRRVGDSEFEFVAILQGDDLIRGERLKTHPFYAAVKQISREDPTGWFTRLATGETLWRLTEDDQAGSLPECRDYHRPHQQRSVWDIPYKIGDRVAGYLGLAFQTEEGPSQVVTETVTALATQVGLALELTQLAEEAKQVAVAKLNEVIAREQEHAAQARVTDLAKANDALKHSLDRLAQDCNLNTFLGHVLNEITTQVQAAVGHIFLLNTDTKTLKLCLEIGDGQLYWQARSDEPALFHSAFPADITPVFQYLCEKRTLASLTAGELSGMAWPGTSEWFEREGFSEAVCLALIVGDQPVGLLGLAFHNKSVLKPEEAELIHALAHQVTLAIQMTHLADQAKQTAVLEERNRMAREIHDTIAQGLTGILIQLQAAEDVDLKDAGDRQAHVAQARHLAQASLAEARRSVQALRPQVLEDTNLAGALTRLMQNLITNTDVQVTCSIQGTLYALPPEVETNLLRIAQEAAHNTLKHAQASQIQMELSYQPNQVRLQMQDNGRGFDCNKCNEQGREGYGLISMQERSQQIGGSLTTASEIGKGTTVTIVVPLM from the coding sequence GTGGCTTACGCCCTATCGACCATCAAAGACTTTGATCAGGCAATCAATACAGCCCTGCAAATTCTTGGGGAGTGCTTAGATGCCGATCGCGTCAATCTTATCGAGACTGTTGATCCGCCCTCTGATTCAGCATTTCCTCGCTGGCAAACATTAGAGTATGAGTGGAATTCTCCAGGGGTAGTGCCGCAGTATCGCAACCCAGAGGCAGCTCAAGGTAGTTATGAGGAGATCCCCGCACTCTATGAACGACTGCATCAGGGGCAAGCCATCAGTTATTTAATTGAAACAGCCCCAGAACCCTTTCGCAAAACCCAGATAGCCATCGGGGTTAAATCAACGCACGTTATCCCAATCTTCGTAGAGGGACAGTGGTGGGGGGTACTGGGGCTGGATGATTGCCGCGAAGCGAAACAGCACAGTGACACGGTATTGGCAATGTTAAAGATCGTTGCCGACTGTATTGGTAGTGCCATTCAACGCGATCGCACTCAGCAAACCCTTCTGCAAGCAGAACAGGCGCGAGTAGCAGAACTAGCAAAAACCAATGAAGAGTTACAACAGCGCGAACGCGAAGTGCAGCAGAGTTACCGCCTCCTCTCTACAGTTGCTCGAGTCACTAGAGATTTACTCGAAGCAGAAGATGTGGAGATTGCCGTTCCTGCTGCTCTACAAGCCGTGGGAGAAGTAGCCAACATGAGCCGGGTTCAACTCCTGATAGAGTATCAAGATGCTTTGACTCAAAAACTGCATCACACTGTGGCTTATGAATGGGTTGCAGAGGGTATTGTGCCTCAAATGAATCATCCTGATGCCGGAACGTTTAACAACGATGATTTTGAGTTCATGCTGCAAGATCTGTACGCTGGACGTTCTATCTGGCATATTGTCAAGAACTTTCCTTCCCCCGTTCAAGCAAGGTTTGAAGCTCTTGGAATTAAATCCTGTGGAACCGTTCCTATTTTGATTGAAGGTCGTTACATCGGTGGGGTAGGGTTTGATGATTGCGCCACACCTCGTCAGTGGAGCCAACAAGAAATTGATGTACTGACTACAGCAGCGGAGAGTATCGGAGCCGCACTCCATCGTAAACAACTGGTCGATCGCCTGGTGGAAGAACGGATCAAAGCTGCTCAAGATCGCGCCATTGAATTAGCCAAAGCCACTACGGCCCTCCAAAATACCGTAGCAGCTTTAACAACTCGCCGTGATCTAGGGGGGTTCCTCGGAGAAGTATTGCATACGATCGCACAAGAGTTTGATTCTCCTCTGGTGGAGTATTGGGCGGTTTTAGGCTCTAACTCTGCTGAAGTCGATACGTGGGTTTACAACAATGAGATGTTTACCCTGCGACAGGGACATGAACACCCCAGCCGAGGAGGCATTCGTTTTTTAGAGGACTACGTTAAGACTGAAGATTTTACCCACCGCCAGCGGATGTTTGTGTTTGAAACACCCATGCCAGCCTACTCATTGGCGTTAGACCAAATTATTTGCCCCAAGGAGTGGTACATTGCACGAGGCGTATCAAGGCATTTCAACTTTCCCCTACAAGCGGGTGAGACGACTGTTGGTAGCATCAGTGTGTGGCTTCCAAGCGATCGCCAGATTAGCGATGAAAGCTTGCGCCTGGGACAGGCTCTTTCGCATCAGACGGCTCTGGCAATTCAACTCACAAAACTGGCTGAGGAAGCGCAACAGGTAGCGATCGCCCGTGAACAAGAAAAAGCCGCACAAGAACGGGCAGCAGAACTTGCAAAAGCAAATGATGCCTTGCGCCGTTCTGCTCGGAACATTGCTCAAAATTCCAACATCCAAGATATTTTGCCGTTATTTCTTCGTGAGGCGATCGCTGTCTCAGGAGCGTCTGCTGGAGCGATTTTGCGACGAGTTGGAGATTCTGAATTTGAGTTCGTTGCAATTTTGCAAGGAGATGACTTGATTCGTGGTGAGCGGTTAAAAACCCACCCGTTTTATGCGGCTGTAAAGCAGATCTCCCGTGAAGATCCAACAGGATGGTTCACACGCTTAGCAACCGGAGAAACGTTGTGGCGATTAACTGAGGATGATCAAGCAGGTTCATTGCCAGAGTGTAGGGACTATCATCGCCCTCACCAGCAGCGATCGGTTTGGGACATTCCCTACAAAATTGGCGATCGCGTTGCAGGATATTTAGGGCTCGCGTTTCAAACAGAAGAGGGACCCTCTCAAGTTGTTACTGAGACAGTCACAGCTCTCGCCACGCAAGTTGGGCTTGCCCTAGAGTTAACCCAACTGGCAGAAGAAGCCAAGCAAGTTGCGGTCGCGAAGCTGAACGAAGTGATTGCTCGTGAGCAGGAACATGCTGCCCAGGCGCGTGTAACAGACCTGGCAAAAGCGAATGATGCGCTGAAACACAGCCTGGATCGATTAGCGCAGGACTGTAACCTGAATACCTTTTTGGGGCATGTTCTCAACGAAATTACAACGCAGGTACAGGCGGCGGTTGGGCATATCTTTCTGCTCAATACCGACACCAAAACCCTAAAACTCTGCCTGGAAATTGGGGATGGACAGCTCTATTGGCAGGCGAGATCTGACGAACCAGCTCTTTTTCACTCTGCGTTTCCAGCGGATATCACCCCTGTCTTTCAATATCTCTGTGAAAAGCGTACCCTCGCTTCTTTGACGGCGGGTGAGTTGAGTGGGATGGCTTGGCCTGGAACCTCAGAATGGTTTGAGCGAGAAGGGTTTTCTGAGGCGGTTTGTTTAGCCTTGATTGTTGGTGATCAACCCGTTGGTTTGCTGGGTCTGGCATTTCACAATAAATCAGTCCTCAAGCCAGAGGAAGCCGAACTGATTCATGCCCTTGCCCATCAGGTCACATTAGCGATTCAGATGACGCATCTCGCCGATCAGGCAAAACAAACGGCGGTGTTAGAAGAACGCAACCGTATGGCTCGTGAAATCCATGACACGATCGCCCAAGGATTAACGGGTATTCTGATTCAATTACAGGCGGCAGAAGATGTTGACCTAAAAGATGCAGGCGATCGCCAAGCTCACGTTGCCCAGGCTCGTCATCTTGCCCAAGCCAGTCTTGCAGAAGCTCGTCGTTCTGTGCAGGCATTACGCCCCCAGGTTCTCGAAGACACTAACCTGGCGGGTGCTCTAACCCGCTTAATGCAAAACCTTATCACCAATACAGATGTGCAAGTAACTTGCAGCATCCAGGGCACGCTCTACGCACTGCCACCCGAAGTCGAAACTAATCTCTTACGAATCGCTCAAGAAGCAGCCCATAACACCCTCAAACATGCTCAAGCTAGCCAGATTCAAATGGAACTTAGCTACCAACCCAACCAGGTACGATTACAAATGCAGGACAATGGACGCGGCTTTGATTGCAACAAATGCAATGAACAAGGCAGGGAAGGCTACGGGCTGATCAGTATGCAGGAGCGATCGCAGCAGATTGGTGGTAGCTTAACGACTGCTAGCGAAATTGGTAAGGGAACAACCGTCACCATTGTTGTACCGCTGATGTAA